In Candidatus Zixiibacteriota bacterium, the genomic window GCAAATCGTTCCAACCGGATCCCCGCCTATGACTTTTATCGCTCATGCTGCTATTCTGTGCGCGGCAGGCTTTAGCCTGCCCGTGCCTTACTTTGCGCACGGCGGCCTTTGGTCTTTCCGTGATCACTCATTCCACCGAAAGTTCTTGTCGACAGGCAGAATGCCGGCACGATCCAATATCCAGTCGCCGGCACTTGAATATTTCCACTCTGTCTCGCTCGCGGCCAATCCGGCCTTCACCGGATTCATGTGAATATATCCAAGCTTAATCCTGAATTGCTCTTCGGAAACGGTTATGACATCATCAAAACGGGATTTCCAAAGCTTGAATTCTCTCTGCCGCAGCATTCCGGTTTGTCTCGCCAGGATTTCTTTGACGCGTAAGGCGCTCAGACCTTTGAATCTCTGCATGAATTCAGACAGTTGCTCGATATGTGGAAATCCGAGCAGTAAGTGAATATGAGTCGGCATCAAAACATATCCGACCAAAGAAACCTGATAATTCACCAGCGTCTCGCTCAACTGCTGAAGGCAGGCTTCGGCCACCTCATTATTACTCAATGTCGGTTTGTGATTGTTTATTGAGGTGGTCACAAAGACAAGAGCTTTACCGATAAGCGGTAAACGTCGGCGGATTACCACATTCCTATTATCGCCTTTCCATTTCCGGGCAGACTAAAGTCTGCCGCGCACATTATCATCCTACTTTCTCCTCCGCCGCGCCGCCAACTCGCGACAAACGATCTTCTGCATACTCACCAGAATCTTCGTATCGTGCTCGTCATGATACGGCTTGATATCCAGCTCCGGCGGAATCCGCTGCAATTTCTCATCGCCGACCACCTTGATATATCTCTGCATGAAACGGTCATACTCCCGCCACGAGATCCGGCTCGCTCTTACCCCCGCTTCCTCGGCCCGGAGCGCAATCTGGTGCGCGTGCTGGTAGTGCAGACCCAGTTCGTCGAGAAGCGCTTTTTCCACCGTTTCATGAAGGATCAGGTATCGGTCGACAAAGATTCTCCGACCGCGGGTAACAAATGACTTGGGCAGATGCCGGTCAATATAAATAATCTTCCCGCTGCGGCTGTATCCGGCTAGATAAGGGATATCATAAGTACGGTCCAGTTTTATTCTCCTGAGGATTTTTGATACCGCCGTTCGAAGCATCGCCTCCGAAACAAGTGTATCATCGGTGACCCGCCCTTTTTTGCGCCTTACCGGATTATGATGCTGTTTCTTGACTCTTTTCTTCATATCTCTTCTCCAAAACAATTGGTTCGGCAATTTTCACCCTGCCGATCGGTTACTCGATCAAAATCAAATATACTGTTTTCAATGTCGCAAGTGCAGGGGTCCGCGTTCCAGTATTAATCCCCCGGTTTTTCGAGATCGGCGAGACTATCGTCTACATATTTAAGTGCTTCCTGCATGTCGAGTTCCCGATATAATATACGCGCCTCTTTATAATTCTTGCGCGCCTCTTCATTCTCACCAAGCTTGCGCTCCAAGTCCCCTAAACCAAGCAGCACATTCGCCTCACCCAATCGATTGCTTTCCTGCTTATAAAGCTCCCGCGCCTCTTTATAATTCCGCCGCGCCGCTTCATGCTCACCAAGCGTGCGCTCCAACTCCCCTAAACCACGCAGCACATTCGCCTCACCCAATCGGTCACCAACCTGCTTATAAAGCTCCCGCGCCTCTTTATAATTCCGCCGCGCCGCTTCATTCTCACCAAGCTTGCTCTCCAAGTGCCCTAAACCACGCAGTACATTCGCCTCACCCAATCGATTGCTTTCCTGCTTATAAAGCTCCCGCGCCTCTTTATAATTCCGCCGCGCCGCTTCATGTTCACCAAGCAATGCGGAAGCCTCACCTATTCCAAGTGCGGCTTCAGCCTCGCCGCCAGGCAATCCCTTTTCCTTCGCCCTGCGCCGAATATCAATGAATATCTGTAACGCAATGCGCACATCACCACTTATGTACTCTTCCCAACCCCTTTTCAAATCCACCCCCAAGTCTTGATCTCCTTCAATATTCTGCACTACCGGTCCTTTTGTTTTTGGGGCAGCGGGGGGGTCTTGTGGAATATTTGGCATTCCCCCTTTCGGCTGCGGCGCATCATCAAGCGGTATCCTCAGGAATATATAGAGACTGAGCAGCCAAATTATTACAAAAACCGCAGCCGCTCCAAGAAGCCTCAACTCCAGCCCAAAGATTCGCCCGCTTAGTTGCCCCTGGTTACTGCCTGACTCTGGCAAGACAAAATAAATAAATATGGCAATACCCACGCTGACCAAAGTAATCAGCAAGAATCTTAACTCTCTTCTCATGTGACAGCACCTTTCTTTGTATTCCTCAGAGCGCCATTATTCTGTGCGCGACAGGCTTTAGCCTGCCCGAGCGTTATCGAATGGCATTCCCTTCAAATCAAAATCTGTAGCGCATCGATGGTGATTTGGTACCTTTCCCATTATATAGAAGGAAACTATTATGCTTTTAGCCGAAAATCAACATATTTCCGCGCGCCCAAATACAGCCATTCCCCGGAACGGCAACAAAACGGTCGACCATCCGAATCAAAAAACAGGCCGCGCCGCCCAAAACCGTGTCACATTCTCACAACTCTTCTGCGCGTATTGTCTTACATCGTTCGCCTTACACTTAATCAAGGCCCCCATCTGCCCGCGCAATTTTAAAAATCGAAGAAACAAACCCATTTTGCCGGATTGCCGGGGCGTCCACTTACTGTGCCGCGCGGGTCCTCAGACCCGCCGGAATGGCCGAATGGGTGGCATTCGGAGTTGCGCGGGGTCTTGCCGAGCACGAAGTGCGCGGTGTGACCCGGCGCGTTCATTCTGTGCGATGCGCAATGTAGCCCAAAATCCCGAAGGGTTTTGTGAAACCGAATATCATAGGAGCATCTAAATATGCCAATCAGTCAAAGAAAGCTTATCGCCAATCGTCTCAATGCCCAGAAATCCACTGGCCCCAGAACCCCGCTGGGCAAATTCCGCTCCAGCCGCAATGGCTTAAAACATGGCCTCTATTCCCATTTTGATCTCGTCCGTGCCATCCAATTACTTCCGGAAAAGCATCAACATCAGGTCCTATTATCACTTATTCGTAGCTTCCAGCGCGACATTTCGGGCAAAGCCTCCCGCGGTCACCCAATTTCACCCCCTTAAAATGAAAACGAACCCAAAATGACGACCCTTCCCAAATTCATCCATCCCCTTTACTGTCAATCTGTTACGAGGGAGAAATTACGTCCTTCAGAAGGGCAAAAAATTCAAAAAGCGAACCCACCAATTGACAATCTATTGGTATATATGGACTTAAGTAAAATAATGATGGCTTCGCTTTTTTGGCAAATTCTCAACCAACTGTTATTCAACCGCTTATCTTTCGCCCGTCCGCCCCACCCTTGGATTCTGGCTTTCGCCAGAATGACATATGAAGCAAGGTACTTTGTAGGTCGTGGTTCCGAGACGGAGCGCAAGCGGAGTCGAGAAACCCGACAATTCTTTCTATATTCTTTCAATGTCATGCTGGACTTGATCCAGCATCCAGAGATTCGCCGCAAACGGTGCACGGCAGATATCCCGTGCCGCGCGGGTCCTCAGACCCGCCGGAACGCCGCAAAGTCAATGCCGCCGGTTGTTATGTACCTTGGCCTGCCCCAATGGGCGTGTGCTATACGTCCCTGCTTGATGGCTTGTCGGCGTACTTCTTCAGGAACGGCAAGAACAGGTCGATCGGCAACGGGAAAACAATCGTGTTGGTCTTGCCGACCGAAACCTCGGTCAAAGTCTGCATATAACGCAACTGCAGGGCGTAGTCCTCCTTACCGAGAATCGCCGCCGCCTCGGCCAGCTTGGTAGAGGCCTGGAATTCACCCTCGGCATGAATCACCTTGGCGCGGCGTTCACGTTCGGCTTCGGCCTGGCGCGCGATGGCCCGGGTCATCTCCGGCGGCAGATCGACATTCTTGATTTCGACTACCGACACCTTGATTCCCCACGGCTCGGTCTGATGGTCGATAATCTTCTGCAGTTCCTGGTTGATCTTCTCGCGGTTGGCCAGAAGTTCATCCAGTTCCACCTGCCCCAGCACCGAGCGCAGTGTGGTCTGGGCGATCTGCGAGGTCGCCTCGAAGAAATTGGCCACCGCCACAATCGCCTTATTGGGATCCATCACCCGGAAATAAAGCACGGCGTTGACTTTCACCGAAACGTTGTCGCGGGTGATAACATCCTGCGGCGGCACATCAAAGGTGATAGTGCGCAGATCAACCTTGATCAGGCGATCGACAATCGGGATCAGAAAGATGATTCCCGGCCCTTTTGCGCCGATGAGACGTCCGAGGCGAAACACCACGCCCCGTTCATACTCACGCAGAATTCTAATGGCGTTGGATAGTATGATTATGATCAGAAATACTATGACACCAATGGCAGCTAACGGCATATTACCCTCCATGTTAGGATTTCCTTTCCACTTTTATCTTCAGATCTTTGACTTCAATAACCGTCACCTCAACTCCTTCGTCGATCGGTTCATCCGCGGAAGCCTCCCAGAGCTCCCCGGCAACATAAACATATCCAGTCTTATCTATTTTGGATTTGACCACCCCGGTTTGCCCCAAAAGCCCCTCGACGCCGGTGGTTGGTTTGGCCGCCCGGGCTTTCAACGCCAGAGTGAAGGCGATAGCCACAAAGCCCCCGACCACAAGAGCCACCGCGAAAATAACCGATTTGGAAATGCGCAACGACGGATCAACTGTGTCGACCAGCATCATCCCCCCTATGATAAGCGACACCACACCGCCGATCGTAAGAATACCATGACTCACAATTTTTATCTCCAATATAAAGAGCAATATGGCGAATATAATCAAAAGCAGCCCGGCATAGTTAATGGGAAGAGTGCGGAAACTGTAAAAGGCAAGAATAATGCATATTCCGCCGACCACGCCCGGAAGAATCGAGCCGGGGTTATACAATTCCATAACGAGTCCCAGTCCTCCGAGCGAGAAGAGAATAAACGCCACATTCGGCGAAGAAATTATCTCCAGCAGCGATTGAATGAATGTCCTTTTGATCGGTCTCTTGATTGGATTAACCAGATTCATCTTTTTCTTGCCGAGGGTCGTATTGACCTCGATACCATTGGCTTTTTTGATCAGATCATCAACATCAGCCGCGACAAAGTTGATGACATTTTTCGAGAGCGCCTCGGTGCTGGTAATCGAGACCGACTTTCGGGCGGCATCCTCGGCCCATTCGGCATTGCGGCCGTTCCTTTCGGCCATCGCTTTCAGAGCGGCCACGGCATCGTTCATAATCTTTACCGAGAGAATCGAATCGATTTTCTCGCCCGATGCTGAGACAACATGGGCGGCGCCGATATTGGTTCCCGGAGCCATGGCGGCGATATGGGCTGCATAGACCATATAGACACCCGCCGAAGCAGCGCGCGCGCCCACCGGCGAAACATAGACAGCCACCGGGACGATCGAATTCATTATCGACTTGGTGATCGGCCAGAGGGCATCATTGAGGCCGCCGGGCGTATCCATCGTGATTATGAGCAGATCGGCATGGTCACGCTCGGCCTTTTCCACAGCCTCGATGACACGGTCGGTAATTACCGACACAATCGGGCCGTTAATCTCCATTATATAAACCAGACTGCTTCCGGTGGAAGCGGCCGTATCCGTCGGCGGCGGCGGTACCAGGGTATCGCCCCATCCAACGGCGGCCAGGACCAGCAGCAAGCCGGTTAAAGAGAGAAGAGTTATTTTGAACATAATATTACGTCCTGTTAAAATTCATATTTAAGTTAATCCCGTTGTCGGCTGGCTGTCAACCTCAAAGTTGACCAGTTATATCTGTCAGAAGGCATTCCCGAAGGAACGTCTTATAAAAATAAGCTAAGGTTTTTATTTTGAAA contains:
- a CDS encoding transposase, whose product is MVIRRRLPLIGKALVFVTTSINNHKPTLSNNEVAEACLQQLSETLVNYQVSLVGYVLMPTHIHLLLGFPHIEQLSEFMQRFKGLSALRVKEILARQTGMLRQREFKLWKSRFDDVITVSEEQFRIKLGYIHMNPVKAGLAASETEWKYSSAGDWILDRAGILPVDKNFRWNE
- a CDS encoding tetratricopeptide repeat protein, which codes for MLITLVSVGIAIFIYFVLPESGSNQGQLSGRIFGLELRLLGAAAVFVIIWLLSLYIFLRIPLDDAPQPKGGMPNIPQDPPAAPKTKGPVVQNIEGDQDLGVDLKRGWEEYISGDVRIALQIFIDIRRRAKEKGLPGGEAEAALGIGEASALLGEHEAARRNYKEARELYKQESNRLGEANVLRGLGHLESKLGENEAARRNYKEARELYKQVGDRLGEANVLRGLGELERTLGEHEAARRNYKEARELYKQESNRLGEANVLLGLGDLERKLGENEEARKNYKEARILYRELDMQEALKYVDDSLADLEKPGD
- a CDS encoding slipin family protein, translated to MPLAAIGVIVFLIIIILSNAIRILREYERGVVFRLGRLIGAKGPGIIFLIPIVDRLIKVDLRTITFDVPPQDVITRDNVSVKVNAVLYFRVMDPNKAIVAVANFFEATSQIAQTTLRSVLGQVELDELLANREKINQELQKIIDHQTEPWGIKVSVVEIKNVDLPPEMTRAIARQAEAERERRAKVIHAEGEFQASTKLAEAAAILGKEDYALQLRYMQTLTEVSVGKTNTIVFPLPIDLFLPFLKKYADKPSSRDV
- a CDS encoding nodulation protein NfeD, which gives rise to MFKITLLSLTGLLLVLAAVGWGDTLVPPPPTDTAASTGSSLVYIMEINGPIVSVITDRVIEAVEKAERDHADLLIITMDTPGGLNDALWPITKSIMNSIVPVAVYVSPVGARAASAGVYMVYAAHIAAMAPGTNIGAAHVVSASGEKIDSILSVKIMNDAVAALKAMAERNGRNAEWAEDAARKSVSITSTEALSKNVINFVAADVDDLIKKANGIEVNTTLGKKKMNLVNPIKRPIKRTFIQSLLEIISSPNVAFILFSLGGLGLVMELYNPGSILPGVVGGICIILAFYSFRTLPINYAGLLLIIFAILLFILEIKIVSHGILTIGGVVSLIIGGMMLVDTVDPSLRISKSVIFAVALVVGGFVAIAFTLALKARAAKPTTGVEGLLGQTGVVKSKIDKTGYVYVAGELWEASADEPIDEGVEVTVIEVKDLKIKVERKS